One stretch of Desulfovibrionales bacterium DNA includes these proteins:
- a CDS encoding universal stress protein, giving the protein MALERLLYATNLGEPKSSLLESLLETTKVGLREVVFLHAGGKIMAERYSQEWQLRLSGSGAKVWAHGEEGNLVASILRAAAGNSFSLVAAEFSSDGTRAVSRRDSSRLVKGLTVPVLIARRVREMARPPAAGVFEHLVFATDWSPASERAASFIQGLNGLAKEMDIVNVIQKKLTVGEMRGLKKKLQDTRRMFSSQGIDAEFHIYAGRTAEEIMLAARDYHATLIVMGNSRKAAVRKIFPGRTVYKVAEETTIPALFIP; this is encoded by the coding sequence GTGGCGTTAGAGAGATTGCTTTATGCAACAAACCTTGGCGAACCCAAGAGTAGTTTATTGGAGTCGCTGCTGGAGACCACAAAGGTGGGGCTGCGAGAGGTGGTGTTCCTCCATGCCGGAGGAAAAATTATGGCCGAACGCTATTCCCAGGAGTGGCAACTGCGGTTGTCCGGCTCGGGGGCTAAGGTTTGGGCCCATGGGGAAGAAGGGAATCTTGTCGCTTCCATTTTAAGAGCGGCCGCTGGTAATAGTTTTTCGCTTGTGGCGGCAGAGTTTAGCAGTGATGGCACAAGAGCGGTTTCCAGGCGTGACAGCAGTCGCCTCGTTAAGGGATTGACCGTACCCGTTTTGATAGCCAGGCGAGTGAGGGAAATGGCGCGGCCTCCGGCTGCGGGGGTCTTTGAACACCTGGTTTTTGCCACTGACTGGTCGCCGGCCTCAGAGCGGGCGGCCTCTTTTATCCAGGGACTTAACGGCCTGGCAAAGGAAATGGATATCGTGAATGTTATTCAAAAGAAGCTGACCGTGGGTGAGATGCGGGGGCTTAAGAAAAAACTCCAGGACACACGCCGGATGTTTTCTTCTCAGGGGATAGATGCGGAATTTCATATCTACGCCGGCCGGACGGCTGAGGAGATTATGCTGGCGGCACGGGATTATCATGCCACGCTGATCGTCATGGGAAACAGCCGGAAGGCCGCTGTACGGAAGATCTTCCCGGGCCGGACGGTATATAAGGTAGCGGAGGAAACGACGATACCGGCATTATTTATTCCTTAG
- a CDS encoding response regulator translates to MSTLLLIDDEEGIRKVLSLSLRKDGYQVLTAENGGKGLESFRRNLPRVVLTDIKMPGMDGIEVLKIIKQIEPDTEVIVITGHGELELAIQALQLGASDFITKPVSDEALSIALKRAEQKLEMKRRLKEYTHDLESMVKAATDELRRRYEFEDKLIQASIDGIVATNEKGSVLIFNEGASRIFGYSRLEAIRGMDIEDLYPAEIAREIKEGLYGRKYGEEHIFRWKEINVKVKDGQEMPVRFSGAILYEKEEVVGSVGFLQDLKEIKRLEQDLIESERLAAIGQTVAGLAHCVKNILYGLKGGVYVVNTAFKSNNPEQLKTGWDMVNRNIGKVSDLVMDLLNYSKEREPDYQRCFLNTIAGDVCDLMDLAAQEVGVKIIRNFDQAIGEVALDPKGIHRCVLNLVSNAIDACHFDLDRKKDCVVEVKTALEDKDTVVIEVSDNGCGMDEEVKNKIFTSFFSTKSGAGTGLGLLVTQKIIKEHGGTITVESEPGKGSTFAIRLPLRENF, encoded by the coding sequence GTGTCAACACTGCTGCTGATTGATGACGAAGAAGGCATAAGGAAGGTTTTATCCCTTTCATTAAGGAAAGACGGGTATCAGGTGCTAACGGCGGAAAATGGCGGGAAAGGTCTGGAATCGTTCCGTCGTAATCTCCCGCGGGTTGTTTTGACCGATATAAAGATGCCCGGCATGGATGGCATTGAGGTCCTGAAAATAATCAAGCAGATCGAACCTGATACGGAAGTGATAGTTATTACGGGACATGGTGAGCTGGAATTAGCCATCCAGGCCCTCCAGCTTGGGGCTTCTGATTTTATTACCAAACCGGTAAGCGATGAGGCCCTTTCCATTGCCCTTAAAAGGGCCGAGCAGAAGCTGGAGATGAAACGGAGGCTCAAAGAGTATACCCATGACCTGGAAAGTATGGTAAAAGCGGCCACAGATGAGTTGAGGCGGAGATACGAATTTGAGGATAAGCTTATCCAGGCATCGATTGATGGCATAGTGGCTACCAACGAGAAGGGCAGTGTACTAATTTTCAACGAGGGGGCCTCAAGAATATTCGGTTATTCCCGCCTGGAGGCCATAAGGGGAATGGATATAGAGGACCTTTATCCGGCAGAAATCGCTCGGGAGATCAAAGAAGGATTATATGGCAGAAAATACGGAGAAGAACATATTTTCAGGTGGAAAGAAATAAATGTCAAGGTTAAAGATGGTCAGGAGATGCCGGTAAGGTTTTCCGGCGCTATACTGTACGAAAAAGAGGAGGTAGTGGGCAGCGTCGGCTTTTTACAGGATCTAAAAGAGATTAAACGGTTGGAGCAGGACCTGATCGAGTCGGAAAGGCTGGCTGCAATAGGCCAGACCGTGGCCGGCCTGGCCCATTGCGTTAAGAATATCTTATACGGGCTTAAAGGGGGGGTTTATGTGGTAAATACCGCCTTTAAGAGTAATAACCCTGAACAGCTAAAGACCGGCTGGGATATGGTTAACCGTAATATCGGCAAGGTCTCTGATCTGGTTATGGATTTGCTCAATTATTCCAAAGAACGCGAACCCGACTACCAGAGATGTTTTCTGAATACCATTGCCGGTGACGTCTGTGACCTTATGGATCTGGCGGCTCAAGAGGTCGGCGTAAAAATAATTCGTAATTTTGATCAGGCTATTGGAGAGGTAGCTTTAGATCCAAAGGGAATACACCGCTGTGTGCTCAATTTGGTCTCCAACGCCATTGACGCCTGTCATTTCGATCTTGACAGGAAAAAGGATTGCGTTGTAGAAGTAAAGACAGCCCTTGAGGATAAGGATACAGTGGTGATTGAGGTCTCTGACAATGGCTGTGGTATGGATGAGGAGGTCAAGAACAAGATTTTTACCTCTTTTTTTAGTACCAAGAGTGGCGCAGGCACCGGATTAGGACTGCTTGTGACACAGAAGATAATCAAGGAACACGGTGGAACCATCACTGTAGAATCGGAGCCTGGGAAAGGGTCAACTTTTGCTATTCGCCTTCCGTTGAGAGAAAATTTCTAA
- a CDS encoding Na+/H+ antiporter subunit E — translation MEVTVLIQATDEAFKIIEEARNRALDVLNTSVRFTAEAKVLEEKKVQDIFKGAERTKSEVLSFLATFALLFFPFWMPLSGFFDVFHLSIGVGCCALVAYISHDLLFVNVRVGDMRTIVKRFFAYIPWLLYQIYLASVHVIKIVLKPKMPINPRIIRFKTKLQTDISMVTFANSITLTPGTITVEIKDGEYYVHAIDEEVAYDLLYGGEMEDRVAHVYMEAEHVYVQDVLDVARIYGALR, via the coding sequence ATGGAAGTGACGGTCTTAATCCAGGCTACAGACGAGGCCTTTAAGATCATAGAAGAGGCCAGAAATCGTGCTCTGGACGTACTCAATACCTCGGTTAGATTTACGGCCGAGGCCAAGGTCCTTGAGGAGAAGAAGGTACAGGACATCTTTAAAGGGGCGGAGCGGACTAAATCCGAGGTCCTGAGTTTTCTGGCCACATTTGCATTATTGTTCTTTCCATTCTGGATGCCGCTTTCCGGGTTCTTTGATGTCTTCCATCTCAGCATCGGGGTGGGTTGCTGTGCCCTGGTGGCCTATATATCCCACGATCTCCTCTTTGTTAATGTACGGGTGGGGGATATGCGCACTATAGTAAAGAGGTTTTTCGCCTATATTCCCTGGTTGCTATACCAGATCTATCTGGCCAGCGTCCACGTAATCAAGATTGTTTTGAAGCCCAAGATGCCTATAAATCCCCGGATAATAAGGTTCAAGACAAAATTGCAAACAGATATCTCGATGGTAACCTTTGCCAACTCCATAACCCTTACCCCGGGTACTATCACCGTAGAGATAAAGGACGGCGAGTACTACGTGCATGCCATCGATGAAGAGGTGGCCTATGACCTTCTCTACGGCGGCGAGATGGAGGACAGGGTGGCCCATGTCTATATGGAGGCGGAGCATGTCTATGTCCAGGATGTATTGGATGTGGCCCGTATATATGGGGCTTTGAGATAA
- a CDS encoding universal stress protein yields the protein MQIKKLLFVTDFEELWFDALQSLMDLRKVGLNHVVFLHVIEREKVAMRRGTGYLKSEELKLKEMANVRFINWAESLFEMGMECGAYVVVGDPVPKILSTAEVEKVDLVVTGRHKKAKMKGLYIDSQTLELLRRTTVPVLVHKYMTKDGKINKAPFEKPLMATDWSAPCARAIEYLLGLKNIIKKAEIIHILTEKDMEGRSKTELQKIEKESKKRLEEVRLTLEGAKIEADTHLYVGKVVDQIETAARELDATMIVTGTTGKGAWRARWLGSVSHEAAERLDLPTLLVP from the coding sequence ATGCAAATTAAGAAGCTACTCTTCGTAACCGACTTTGAGGAATTGTGGTTTGATGCCCTTCAGTCGCTGATGGATCTTCGCAAGGTGGGTCTTAATCACGTAGTATTTTTACATGTAATAGAGAGAGAAAAGGTGGCCATGCGCCGGGGAACCGGCTATCTTAAGAGTGAAGAACTAAAACTCAAAGAAATGGCCAATGTCCGGTTTATAAATTGGGCGGAAAGCCTGTTTGAAATGGGCATGGAATGCGGCGCCTACGTCGTAGTGGGTGATCCGGTCCCCAAGATATTATCCACGGCAGAGGTCGAAAAAGTAGATCTTGTTGTCACCGGTCGCCACAAAAAGGCCAAGATGAAGGGGCTCTATATAGACTCCCAGACTCTGGAGCTTCTCCGGAGGACCACTGTCCCTGTCCTGGTCCATAAATACATGACCAAAGACGGCAAGATCAACAAGGCCCCCTTCGAGAAGCCCCTCATGGCCACAGACTGGTCTGCCCCCTGTGCCAGGGCGATAGAATACCTCCTGGGGCTAAAAAACATAATAAAGAAAGCAGAGATTATACATATCCTGACCGAAAAAGATATGGAAGGGCGCTCTAAGACAGAGCTGCAAAAGATAGAGAAGGAAAGCAAAAAGCGGCTGGAAGAGGTTCGCCTGACCCTTGAAGGGGCCAAAATTGAGGCCGATACCCACCTTTACGTAGGAAAAGTCGTGGACCAAATAGAAACCGCGGCCCGCGAGCTTGACGCCACTATGATCGTCACCGGGACAACCGGAAAAGGCGCCTGGAGAGCAAGGTGGTTAGGCAGTGTCTCACACGAAGCAGCAGAAAGATTGGATTTACCCACCCTCCTCGTTCCATAA
- a CDS encoding sigma-54 dependent transcriptional regulator, with translation MEIEDIQKQSIKMQQVYNMILNLAPTDVTVLIQGEDGTEKEWVAEAIHAHSSRRDKAFVVINCAAYPRSLLDDELFGYEKRISKGASHHKKGRLERADGGTAFLNDIDEVLPLSQVKLLKFLETMEFERPGGRGKVRVNVRMITAADKDLKEEVEKGTFNEEMYYRLSIINIYIPPLRQRKEDIPFWVEYFMERLSGEGKGVIKKITPKAMQFLVDYSWPGNVKELENTIQYAYLTTRDELIDQDDLIPRLRNEVTREEGEGVISFEDNEKRFLLKMLREENWNKLQVAKKLKISRSTLYAKLKKYNLVSKPSSVAEG, from the coding sequence TTGGAGATTGAAGACATCCAGAAACAATCCATAAAAATGCAGCAAGTCTATAACATGATCTTAAATCTTGCTCCAACGGATGTTACTGTTCTGATCCAGGGAGAAGATGGGACAGAAAAGGAATGGGTGGCTGAGGCTATCCATGCCCATAGTTCCCGGAGAGACAAGGCATTCGTGGTTATTAATTGTGCCGCTTATCCGCGTTCCTTATTGGATGACGAACTATTTGGCTATGAAAAACGTATAAGTAAGGGCGCTTCACATCACAAAAAGGGGCGATTGGAAAGGGCCGATGGCGGCACCGCCTTCTTAAATGATATTGACGAGGTACTCCCCTTATCTCAGGTCAAACTTCTAAAATTTCTGGAAACGATGGAATTTGAAAGGCCGGGGGGACGGGGGAAGGTACGGGTAAATGTACGTATGATAACGGCCGCGGATAAGGATCTAAAAGAGGAAGTGGAGAAGGGGACATTTAATGAAGAGATGTACTACCGCCTCAGCATTATAAATATATATATCCCGCCCCTGAGACAGAGAAAAGAAGACATACCTTTCTGGGTTGAATATTTTATGGAGCGGTTATCCGGTGAGGGTAAGGGTGTCATCAAAAAGATTACCCCCAAGGCCATGCAGTTTTTGGTGGATTATTCCTGGCCCGGCAATGTCAAGGAGTTGGAAAACACCATCCAGTATGCCTATCTCACGACGCGAGACGAGCTTATTGACCAGGATGATCTCATCCCCAGACTGCGGAATGAAGTGACCAGAGAAGAGGGGGAGGGGGTAATCTCATTCGAGGATAACGAGAAAAGATTTCTGCTGAAGATGTTGAGGGAAGAAAACTGGAACAAGCTCCAGGTGGCCAAAAAACTCAAGATCAGCCGAAGTACCCTATATGCCAAGCTAAAGAAATACAATCTGGTAAGCAAACCCTCGTCAGTAGCAGAGGGGTGA
- a CDS encoding Na(+)/H(+) antiporter subunit B, with the protein MIITYEDIIIRTLTRVLAPFLQLYALYVIAHGHYSPGGGFQGGVILAASFILMVISFGLDMARRRLSEKVDIIFLCLGLLIYSGTGALCLALGGNFLDYRELTKILPVTIARARALGILFVETGVGFGVMAVMTSLVYDISTGGLPPERR; encoded by the coding sequence ATGATAATAACCTACGAGGATATAATTATAAGGACCCTTACCCGGGTGCTGGCGCCGTTTTTACAGCTCTATGCCCTCTATGTTATTGCCCATGGGCACTACAGTCCGGGCGGCGGATTTCAGGGAGGCGTTATACTCGCGGCCAGTTTTATCCTGATGGTCATTTCTTTCGGGCTGGATATGGCCAGGAGGCGGTTGTCTGAAAAGGTCGATATCATATTCCTCTGTCTCGGACTTTTAATTTATTCAGGGACCGGGGCCTTATGCCTGGCCCTGGGCGGAAATTTTCTGGATTATAGAGAGCTGACAAAAATCCTGCCCGTAACCATAGCGAGAGCCAGGGCCCTCGGTATTCTGTTTGTGGAGACAGGCGTCGGCTTTGGCGTCATGGCCGTTATGACCTCTTTGGTCTATGATATTTCCACCGGCGGGTTGCCGCCTGAACGCAGGTAA
- a CDS encoding monovalent cation/H+ antiporter complex subunit F: MIDMQRFFMGVSIALLFLAFLCLYRAIWGPLITNRIVGVGAIGTKTLIVLLLMGLIYDRLDMFVDISIVYALLNFIGTLAASKYLEMMGEV, translated from the coding sequence ATGATCGATATGCAGCGATTCTTTATGGGCGTGAGCATTGCATTATTGTTTCTGGCATTCCTTTGCCTCTACCGGGCTATCTGGGGGCCCCTTATAACGAACCGGATAGTAGGCGTGGGGGCCATCGGGACCAAGACCCTGATTGTTTTGCTCCTTATGGGTCTCATATACGACCGGCTGGATATGTTCGTGGATATCAGTATTGTTTATGCGCTTCTGAACTTTATCGGCACCCTGGCTGCGTCCAAGTATCTTGAAATGATGGGAGAGGTTTGA
- a CDS encoding ATP-binding protein: MLRHRLIPESLRAKTILGVGIILLTVLGAFNYLAIVTQVKRLTDENRKMALEISNTVIKGIEYPMLEGDMDKVQAILERLGTLEDLKVVHLCDDNGIIRHNGTARYDVGRKAISQITFEALRIGKVAHGLEKHHFDSGSVEILRYAIPIHNEKACYKCHGSEKHILGVLSVGFSRDPIRKMLASVRGQNLFLAVVSLSVVVFFLTLWLNRYIVRPLARLTGLADEISRGKYVPGSGKFPRRVVHCWEMLNCDKRDCPAYARNGIPCWYVPDTLCFGEPSGKFPEKLQQCAECLVYKRHKGDEIVKLQDAFRHMLHKLSAYEKDLRVSEEKYRLLFNANPDPIFIIDRDNFRILDVNERTLERYGYSREELLEMSFDNLGHKPTGEVISGFKELSPSGECGFFTKKRHTHKDGRSFYVNITVCPARYMGIDALIVATTDITESVEKEAQLIQAGKMTTIGTMASGIAHELNQPLNVLKIGSDFLLKMIRRGEKIDIEELKTVAGEISGHVDRASGIINHLREFSRVSTPMRALMDINKPIQDVFKVLGQQLRLHQVEIKLDLYKDLPLIMADHNRLEQVFINMVTNALDAIDEKLEKMGPGAGAMSITIKSFLEDGWVVVVVSDTGIGIPDNIKDKIFEPFFTTKEVGRGTGLGMSISYGIVRDYGGTIDVKSEAGLGTTFELRFPVHNQTSEN, encoded by the coding sequence ATGTTAAGGCACAGACTTATACCGGAAAGTTTAAGGGCCAAGACTATACTTGGCGTCGGGATAATTTTGCTTACAGTCCTGGGTGCTTTCAACTATCTTGCCATAGTTACCCAGGTTAAACGTCTGACGGATGAGAATAGAAAGATGGCCCTGGAGATAAGTAACACCGTCATAAAGGGGATAGAGTATCCCATGCTTGAGGGCGATATGGATAAAGTCCAGGCCATATTGGAGAGGCTGGGTACCCTGGAAGATTTGAAGGTGGTTCATCTCTGTGATGACAACGGTATTATCAGGCATAACGGGACAGCCCGTTATGATGTCGGGAGGAAGGCCATTTCTCAGATTACCTTCGAGGCCCTGCGCATCGGCAAGGTGGCACACGGGTTGGAAAAACACCATTTTGATTCTGGTAGTGTAGAAATATTACGTTATGCCATCCCTATTCATAATGAAAAGGCGTGCTATAAGTGTCATGGGTCTGAAAAGCATATCCTGGGGGTGCTATCAGTCGGATTTAGCCGGGACCCGATTCGCAAGATGCTGGCCTCTGTGCGTGGCCAGAATCTATTCCTGGCCGTGGTCTCGCTGTCGGTAGTTGTTTTTTTCCTGACCCTGTGGCTCAATAGATACATTGTCCGGCCTCTGGCCCGGTTGACCGGGTTAGCGGATGAGATCAGCCGGGGCAAATATGTCCCTGGAAGTGGAAAATTCCCGAGGCGGGTCGTTCATTGCTGGGAAATGTTGAATTGCGATAAAAGGGATTGTCCCGCATATGCACGAAACGGCATACCCTGCTGGTATGTTCCTGATACACTGTGCTTTGGCGAGCCATCGGGAAAATTTCCTGAAAAGCTACAACAGTGCGCAGAATGTCTTGTTTATAAGCGTCATAAAGGAGATGAAATAGTAAAGCTTCAGGACGCCTTTCGACACATGCTCCATAAGTTGAGCGCTTATGAGAAAGACCTTCGGGTGTCCGAGGAAAAATACAGACTCTTGTTTAATGCCAATCCTGACCCTATTTTTATTATAGACAGGGATAATTTCCGGATACTGGACGTTAACGAGAGGACTTTAGAGCGTTATGGTTACTCAAGGGAAGAATTATTAGAGATGTCTTTTGACAATCTGGGCCATAAACCAACAGGAGAGGTTATATCGGGGTTCAAAGAGCTATCGCCCAGCGGCGAATGCGGATTCTTTACGAAGAAAAGGCACACACATAAAGATGGGCGCTCATTTTATGTGAATATTACCGTTTGTCCGGCAAGATACATGGGGATAGACGCATTGATTGTAGCGACGACCGATATTACGGAAAGCGTGGAAAAAGAGGCCCAGCTCATCCAGGCCGGCAAGATGACTACTATCGGCACCATGGCCTCCGGTATTGCCCATGAATTGAATCAGCCGTTAAACGTACTCAAGATCGGGAGCGATTTCCTTTTGAAAATGATCAGGCGGGGTGAAAAGATCGATATCGAAGAGTTGAAGACTGTGGCCGGGGAAATCAGCGGTCATGTGGACCGGGCGTCCGGGATTATTAATCATTTGCGGGAGTTTTCCAGGGTATCTACCCCGATGCGGGCGTTAATGGATATTAATAAACCGATTCAGGACGTGTTTAAGGTATTGGGTCAGCAACTAAGACTGCATCAAGTAGAGATTAAGCTTGACCTGTACAAAGACTTGCCTCTAATAATGGCCGACCATAACAGATTGGAACAGGTTTTCATCAACATGGTGACTAATGCGCTGGATGCCATAGATGAGAAGCTTGAAAAGATGGGGCCAGGGGCCGGGGCGATGTCTATAACTATAAAGTCATTTCTGGAAGATGGATGGGTTGTAGTTGTGGTATCCGATACCGGGATAGGGATTCCCGATAATATTAAGGACAAGATATTTGAGCCGTTTTTTACCACTAAAGAGGTGGGCAGGGGCACGGGACTGGGCATGTCCATTAGTTATGGAATTGTCCGTGATTACGGGGGAACCATAGATGTAAAGAGTGAAGCAGGTCTCGGCACAACTTTTGAATTGAGATTCCCCGTCCATAATCAGACATCGGAGAATTAA
- a CDS encoding monovalent cation/H+ antiporter subunit D family protein, whose amino-acid sequence MRYEQCIVLIVTVPLITSFLVVLLGWFKRWLCYPLVLAALGVSFLCSLGILDLVMERGTIHYWQGGWEPPWGIEYVVDHLNAFMLVMLTFIGLMVAIYSKKSIEREIPEKLVPYYSIFLLMVTGLIGITVTGDLFNVFVFLEIASLTAYALIAVGEDGAPMAAFNYVIMGTVGACFYYLGIGYVYIVTGSLNMADLSQLLPALYHNKAVLVGFALFTVGIAVKMGLFPLHVWLPDAYTYAPSATSAVIAPLFTKVMAYLMVRIFFTLFKPHFSIDLIPITQILTWVAAGGIIAGSILAIAQTDLKRMLAYSSIANIGYIVLGIGLANRMGLTGGLLHILNHAFMKGTLFLVAGGIMYKMGMRDITQFRGLHKKMPFTMAAFTIAALSMIGIPPTGGFFSKFYLVLGAIDARQWAFIVVLLASSLLNAVYFFRVIENIYLEPPVTAYATDGGTHEEIKRDELPLSMLVPILIMAAGVVLLGIFNERIIAFIIRFAVPASF is encoded by the coding sequence ATGCGCTACGAACAATGCATCGTATTAATTGTAACCGTCCCGCTAATCACCTCTTTTCTTGTGGTGCTGCTAGGATGGTTTAAGAGGTGGCTATGTTACCCGTTAGTCCTGGCTGCCTTAGGGGTATCTTTCCTATGCTCTCTGGGTATTCTGGACTTGGTTATGGAGAGAGGGACGATTCACTACTGGCAAGGGGGCTGGGAGCCGCCCTGGGGCATCGAGTACGTGGTGGATCACCTCAACGCCTTTATGCTGGTGATGCTGACGTTCATTGGCCTTATGGTAGCCATCTACTCGAAAAAGAGTATCGAGCGGGAAATTCCTGAAAAGTTGGTCCCATACTACAGTATTTTCCTGCTCATGGTGACCGGCCTCATTGGCATCACGGTCACCGGTGACCTCTTTAACGTCTTTGTCTTTTTGGAGATTGCATCCCTCACTGCCTATGCCCTCATAGCGGTTGGTGAAGACGGGGCGCCTATGGCGGCATTCAACTATGTAATCATGGGCACCGTAGGGGCCTGTTTTTACTATCTGGGGATCGGCTACGTGTACATTGTGACCGGTTCGCTGAACATGGCCGATTTGTCCCAGCTATTACCCGCCCTATATCATAACAAGGCGGTGCTGGTCGGCTTTGCCTTGTTTACGGTGGGCATCGCCGTCAAAATGGGTCTCTTCCCGTTGCATGTGTGGCTTCCGGATGCATATACCTATGCGCCTTCTGCCACCAGCGCGGTTATCGCCCCCCTGTTCACCAAGGTTATGGCCTATCTCATGGTCCGGATTTTCTTTACGTTGTTTAAACCGCACTTTTCCATAGACCTGATCCCAATAACTCAGATCCTGACCTGGGTGGCGGCCGGCGGCATTATCGCCGGTTCGATCCTGGCCATCGCCCAGACCGATTTGAAAAGGATGCTGGCCTATTCTTCCATAGCGAACATCGGGTATATCGTGCTGGGTATCGGGCTGGCCAACCGGATGGGGCTTACCGGCGGCTTACTGCACATTCTGAACCATGCCTTTATGAAAGGGACCCTGTTCCTGGTGGCTGGCGGAATAATGTACAAGATGGGTATGCGGGATATTACGCAGTTTCGGGGACTGCATAAAAAGATGCCCTTTACCATGGCTGCCTTTACCATCGCCGCCCTCTCCATGATAGGCATACCGCCTACTGGTGGGTTCTTTAGCAAGTTTTATCTCGTCTTAGGCGCGATCGATGCAAGACAGTGGGCCTTTATAGTGGTTCTGTTGGCTAGCAGTCTGTTAAACGCCGTTTACTTCTTCCGGGTTATAGAGAATATCTACCTGGAACCACCGGTGACTGCCTATGCCACCGACGGCGGGACACACGAGGAGATAAAGCGGGATGAGCTTCCTTTAAGTATGCTTGTCCCCATCCTTATTATGGCGGCTGGAGTAGTCTTGTTAGGTATCTTTAATGAACGCATTATCGCCTTTATCATTCGCTTTGCGGTTCCGGCAAGCTTTTAA
- the mnhG gene encoding monovalent cation/H(+) antiporter subunit G gives MDTMTIGSILTAIFLLLGLLFFTGGTIGLLRLPDFYCRMHATGKSDTLAVLLCLIGLAIYNAFAGNFALPYILVSIKIIFIAMFWFLAGPVSTHALYRAAFRCGVKPWTLDNQFKEVDKE, from the coding sequence ATGGATACCATGACTATAGGATCGATACTGACCGCGATTTTTCTTTTGTTGGGTTTGCTTTTCTTCACCGGGGGCACCATCGGGCTCTTACGCCTGCCTGACTTCTATTGCCGTATGCATGCCACGGGCAAGAGTGATACCCTGGCAGTTCTCTTATGCCTCATCGGTCTAGCCATCTACAATGCTTTTGCGGGCAACTTTGCGCTACCCTATATCCTGGTGAGCATAAAGATTATCTTTATCGCTATGTTCTGGTTTCTGGCTGGCCCCGTATCCACCCATGCCCTATATAGAGCCGCCTTTAGATGCGGTGTCAAGCCTTGGACCTTGGATAATCAGTTTAAGGAGGTAGATAAAGAATGA
- a CDS encoding DUF4040 domain-containing protein encodes MIVPLDIILLVFVVITGIAALQIKDLLGATIILGSFSFFMCLIYTEMGAVDVAFTEACVGAGVGTVLFIAAVHKTKRRAKD; translated from the coding sequence ATGATAGTCCCACTGGATATTATACTGCTTGTCTTTGTGGTAATAACCGGTATTGCGGCCCTACAGATAAAAGATCTTTTGGGCGCTACGATTATCCTCGGGTCCTTCAGCTTCTTCATGTGCCTTATTTACACGGAGATGGGGGCGGTGGATGTGGCCTTTACCGAGGCCTGCGTGGGGGCTGGTGTGGGCACCGTCCTGTTTATCGCTGCAGTCCATAAGACGAAAAGGAGGGCGAAAGATTGA
- a CDS encoding cation:proton antiporter subunit C, whose product MLEYIISKYNYWVYIFLMMLGLYGMIGKRNLVKKLIGMNIFQVAIILFYISIGSKVGGDIPILTAEDLHGMADPGKYLNPIPHVLMLTAIVVGIATTGVALAIIIMIYNRYKTLAEDEILEIRKETGV is encoded by the coding sequence ATGCTTGAGTACATCATCAGTAAATATAACTACTGGGTCTATATCTTTCTGATGATGCTTGGCCTCTACGGCATGATCGGAAAGAGGAATCTGGTAAAAAAACTTATAGGTATGAATATCTTTCAGGTGGCGATAATCCTCTTTTATATTTCTATCGGGTCCAAGGTGGGGGGCGACATCCCTATACTGACCGCGGAGGACCTCCACGGTATGGCCGATCCCGGTAAGTACCTGAACCCAATACCCCACGTCCTGATGCTTACCGCCATCGTGGTGGGTATCGCCACAACCGGAGTGGCTCTGGCCATAATAATCATGATTTATAACCGGTATAAGACCTTGGCTGAGGATGAAATATTAGAGATTCGCAAGGAAACGGGAGTCTAA
- a CDS encoding response regulator: MGKKVLVVDDDADVRTFVTTVVETNGYTPIVATNGEEAMAKVRGDKPDLIVLDVLMPRESGIRMYRELKTDDALKTIPVVILSGIAKRTFLRSQAALTEFGGQAVPEPVAYLEKPTEPEELAGTIKKILG; this comes from the coding sequence ATGGGGAAAAAGGTGCTTGTTGTAGATGATGATGCTGATGTGAGGACATTTGTTACCACTGTTGTTGAGACAAACGGCTATACGCCTATTGTGGCGACAAATGGTGAAGAGGCGATGGCCAAGGTAAGGGGAGATAAACCGGATTTGATCGTTTTGGATGTCCTAATGCCGCGGGAGAGCGGGATCAGGATGTATCGTGAATTGAAAACAGACGATGCGTTAAAGACCATTCCGGTAGTTATCTTATCCGGGATTGCCAAACGAACCTTCCTCCGCTCTCAGGCCGCGCTGACAGAGTTCGGTGGACAGGCCGTGCCTGAGCCGGTGGCCTATCTGGAAAAGCCGACGGAGCCGGAAGAACTGGCGGGGACAATAAAAAAGATATTAGGGTAG